The genomic interval CGCCGATGCCATAGCAGCCCATGAGCACGGTCTGCTCCCGGCCACCTTCGTCCAGTACCCGTACCCCGAGTCTTTCGCTGTAGCGGGTGCCCAGTTGAAAGACGTGTCCCACCTCGATCCCGCGGCAGATTTCCAGACTGCCGCCGGCGCAGCGGGGACATGGGTCGCCCGCCTGGACCAGGCGCAGATCCGCCCATGCCTCGGGCCAGGGTAGATCCCGTCCCCATTGCAGGTGGAGCCAGTGCTTATCGCGTTGGTTGGCACCGCTGCTGAAATCCTGCAGGCCACGCAGGCGCAGATCCGCCAGCACCGGTAGGCCCGCAGGCAAATCCCGGGGACCGATGAAGCCCACAGGGGCACCGGTGTGTTCCTCTGCCTCCTCGGCCGTGGCCAGACGCAGGCGCGCACAGCCCAGATGCCGTTGGGCTTTGATGAGATTGAGTTCGTCATCGCCGCGCAAAAGCAGGAGCAGAGGACGGTCGTCGGCCATCACCAGGATGGTCTTGACGATCTGGTGACGCCCGATGCCGAGGTGCTCAGCCTGGGCTGCGACACTGCGGATATCCGGGGTTTCGGTAAGCACGGCTGCCGGTGTGTCGACGGCGGGGGTGGCGGCTGCTTCCGGGTTCTCGGCACTCTCGGCCAGTTCGACATTGGCGGCGTAATCGCAGTGACGGCAGAAGGCAATGGCGTCCTCGCCGGAGTCGGCCAGGACGTGAAATTCGTGGGAGCGTTTGCCGCCGATGGCGCCACTGTCCGCCTCCACGGCCCGAAAATCCAGGCCGAGCCGCTGAAACACTCGGCAATAGGCGTCGTACATGGCGCGGTATCCCTCTTCCAGGGACGCCTGATCCATGTGAAAGGAGTAGGCATCCTTCATGATGAATTCGCGGGCGCGCATGAGGCCGAAGCGCGGGCGGATCTCGTCGCGGAATTTGGTCTGAATCTGGTAAAGGTTGACGGGCAGCTGTCGATAGGAGCGGATCTCGCGCCGCGCCAGATCGCTGATGACCTCTTCGTGGGTGGGCCCAAGACAGAAGTCGCGCTGGTGCCGATCCTTGAGGCGTAGCAACTCTGGGCCGTACAGCTCCCAGCGCCCCGACTCCTGCCACAGCTCTGCCGGCTGGACGACGGTCATGAGGATCTCCTGGGCGCCGCTGCGGTCCATCTCTTCGCGCACGACCTGCTCGACCCGGCGCAGAACACGCAGACCTAGAGGCAGCCAGGTATACAGACCTGAGGCCAGGCGCCGGATGAAACCGCCGCGCAGAAGGAGCTGGTGGCTGACGAGCTCGGCCTCGGCCGGCGTTTCCTTGAGCAGGGGAAGAAAGCTTTGGCTGGCGCGCATGATACTTCCTGAAACGAGAACAATGCGCCAGTGTAAGGAAAGGGTTGGTTCTAAGGAAGAGTGTTCCTATCTGCGGCTCGACAAAGCACAGTTGTCGCCTTAGGATTCGCAAGGAGATTTTTGGGGGGAAGACGGTGAGCGAGCACGTAATCCTGGCGGCTGTGGATGGTTCACAAAATGCCCTCATCGCCGCTGGTGTGGCGGCGCGTTTTGCGCAGTTGCTTGGCGGTCGCCTGGGCCTGGTGACGGCCCTGCAGGTTCCGAGCGTGCCCCTGGGTTTTGGTAGTGGACTGTTCTCTGGCGACCTCAAGCAGAAGCTTCTGGAGGACGCACGGGCCGAGGCCGAAGAAAATCTGAGCGGTGTCGCCGCCCGTATTCAGGAAGGATGCGGACTGGCCCTGCCCGAGTATTTCATCGTCCAGGGCAGCCCCGAGATCGAGATCCCCAAAATTGTGGCGGCCGATGAGCGCATCATCATGGTGGTGGTGGGTCAGCACGGCTTTGGCACCGAGAGCAAGCCGCGCGGCCTGCCCCATGCCTTAGGTGGGCTCGGCGCCAAGCTCAGCCTCGCCTTGCGTATCCCGGTACTGCTCGTGCCCGCAGACGCCGCTGAAGGCCAGATCTGCGGGGGTATTTTGGACTTGCGTCTGGGCAAGTCCCAGGCAGAGGACTGAGCGCCGTGGAAATCTTCCTGCCCATCGCCCACATGGATATCAATATCTTCCTCATCGTGGCCTTTGGCCTGCTCGTCGGATTCCTGTCCGGGCTCACGGGAGTGGGTGGCGGCTTTCTCATCACGCCCTTGCTCATTTTTGTGGGCGTCCCGCCCCTCATTGCCGTGGGCACGGGTGCGGCACAGATCGTTGGTGCTTCGGCGGTAGGCAGCTACGCGCATTGGCGCATGGGCAATGTCGATATGCGCATGGCACTAATCCTCTTGCTCGGCAGCTGGACGGGAGGTCTGGCGGGCGTGCGGGTGGCGCGCTGGTTGGAATCCTCGGGGCACTTTGGTCTGGTGGTGACCTTTCTGTATGTCGGTTTGCTGGGCTTCATCGGCCTGTCCATGCTCTTCGAGTCGCTCATGGCCATCCGCGGGGCCCGTCGGCCACCCAAGGCGGCGGGCGAGTCCAAAGCCTCCTGGACTGCACGCCTACCCTGGCCGATGGAGTTTCCCGTTTCGGGACTGCGGATTTCGGTCCTCCTGCCCATTTCCCTGGGACTTGCGGTGGGCGTGCTCACGGCCTTGATGGGTGTGGGCGGTGGCTTTGTGATGGTGCCCATCATGCTCTACGTGCTCAAGATGCCCACCAAGGTGGTCGTGGGAACCTCCCTCTTCCAGTTGCTCTTTACCACGGCCGAGGTG from Acidithiobacillus caldus ATCC 51756 carries:
- a CDS encoding sulfite exporter TauE/SafE family protein, which translates into the protein MEIFLPIAHMDINIFLIVAFGLLVGFLSGLTGVGGGFLITPLLIFVGVPPLIAVGTGAAQIVGASAVGSYAHWRMGNVDMRMALILLLGSWTGGLAGVRVARWLESSGHFGLVVTFLYVGLLGFIGLSMLFESLMAIRGARRPPKAAGESKASWTARLPWPMEFPVSGLRISVLLPISLGLAVGVLTALMGVGGGFVMVPIMLYVLKMPTKVVVGTSLFQLLFTTAEVGILQAGMNHAVDPYLALALVVGSIFGTQFGARLGARMPGEQLRLVLALVVVGVAVKMGLGLILPPEHIFQVTRVG
- a CDS encoding universal stress protein, encoding MSEHVILAAVDGSQNALIAAGVAARFAQLLGGRLGLVTALQVPSVPLGFGSGLFSGDLKQKLLEDARAEAEENLSGVAARIQEGCGLALPEYFIVQGSPEIEIPKIVAADERIIMVVVGQHGFGTESKPRGLPHALGGLGAKLSLALRIPVLLVPADAAEGQICGGILDLRLGKSQAED
- a CDS encoding proline--tRNA ligase — translated: MRASQSFLPLLKETPAEAELVSHQLLLRGGFIRRLASGLYTWLPLGLRVLRRVEQVVREEMDRSGAQEILMTVVQPAELWQESGRWELYGPELLRLKDRHQRDFCLGPTHEEVISDLARREIRSYRQLPVNLYQIQTKFRDEIRPRFGLMRAREFIMKDAYSFHMDQASLEEGYRAMYDAYCRVFQRLGLDFRAVEADSGAIGGKRSHEFHVLADSGEDAIAFCRHCDYAANVELAESAENPEAAATPAVDTPAAVLTETPDIRSVAAQAEHLGIGRHQIVKTILVMADDRPLLLLLRGDDELNLIKAQRHLGCARLRLATAEEAEEHTGAPVGFIGPRDLPAGLPVLADLRLRGLQDFSSGANQRDKHWLHLQWGRDLPWPEAWADLRLVQAGDPCPRCAGGSLEICRGIEVGHVFQLGTRYSERLGVRVLDEGGREQTVLMGCYGIGVSRIVAATVEQSHDERGIVWPEALAPFRVGIVAINGRKSPAVLSAALELHDRLEAAGIPTLLDDRDERPGVQFATLDLIGLPHRVVVSDKLLAQGMLEYRARRDSDNRLLTPDALWELLGGAS